Genomic segment of Tomitella fengzijianii:
TCGCCGCGGCGGCCGTGTCCCCCCGGTTCTTCCGGCCCACCGCCGCCGCGGAGCCGTCCCCCGAGGCATCTGCGGGGCAACCGCGGATCCCGCTCTGGCCGTTCCTCGCACTGGGTTCCGCGATGGCGCTGTTCTACGGGATCGACTTCGCCGTGGGCAACTGGTCCGCACTGTTCATGACGGATGTGGTCCTCGCCGACTCCGGCACGGCCGCCCTGGCGATGGCCGCCTACCAGGTGGCAGCGCTGATCTCGCGGCTCACCGGCGATCTGTGGGTGCGACGTTTCGGGGAGACGGCCGTGGTGCGGGCTGGCGCGGCGGTGGCGATCGTCGGGCTGGTGCTCGTGGTGGCCGCGCAGTCGGTCCCGATGGCGCTCGCCGGGTTCCTCATCGTCGGGCTGGGCGCGCCGCTGGTGGCGCCGCTGTGCTTCGGCGCGGCCGGGCGGCTGGCCCCCGGGCAGGCGGACGCCGTCATCGCCCGCATCAACCTGTTCAACTATGCGGGCACGATCATCGGCGGCGGCATGGTCGGCGGCGTCGCAGCGCTGAGCAACCTCCGGGTCGCGTTCGTCCTGCCGCTGCTGTTCGCCCTGGTTCTCGCCGCGTTGGCGCCGGCCTTCCGCAGGCGGAGGGGGACGCCGCGCGCGTCCTCGGCCGCGTCCGGCACCCGGGCCGCGCCGTGATGCGCGCCGCCGGGGTGCTGCTGGCGGCGGGGCGGGGCGACCGTTTCGGCGGGCCCAAGGCGCTCGCCAGGCTCGACGGCGAGCCGCTGGTGGCACGCGCCGTCCGGGCGCTCACGCAGGGCGGATGCGCTCCCGTGTTCGTCGTGCTCGGGGCCGGAGCCGGACAGGCGGCCGCTCTGATGCCGCCCGGCGTGCAGGCGGTAATCGCCGACGATTGGGAGTCCGGCGTCTCCGCGTCCCTGCGCGCCGGCCTCCGCGCCGTTCCTGCAGGCGCCGATGCACCGCAGGCGGC
This window contains:
- a CDS encoding MFS transporter; protein product: MSTPPGPLDTPPPEHSRTNPPAHAPEADGGTGGSGHGGIRRPRIAVSVAFGLQGFTLSMLLTLLPQFRDRFGLADAAIVGVVVLASVIAGAGSLLAESLASRTDSRVALRTGFAVIVAAVIAVAVSPGIGVFVAGFAVYGVGLGMVDAATNMQGVALQHRAGRFIMSSFYAAWSVGAIAGALLVAAFSGMDLGLRTTLFAGVGLVAVAAAAVSPRFFRPTAAAEPSPEASAGQPRIPLWPFLALGSAMALFYGIDFAVGNWSALFMTDVVLADSGTAALAMAAYQVAALISRLTGDLWVRRFGETAVVRAGAAVAIVGLVLVVAAQSVPMALAGFLIVGLGAPLVAPLCFGAAGRLAPGQADAVIARINLFNYAGTIIGGGMVGGVAALSNLRVAFVLPLLFALVLAALAPAFRRRRGTPRASSAASGTRAAP